One part of the Sporosarcina ureae genome encodes these proteins:
- a CDS encoding IS30 family transposase, which yields MVAQLENTIQNRKNKHLSAFERGQIEALHKEGHTNREIGRRLGRVHQTIANELKRGTTTQLKTGRTSYTAYFAETGQAIYERNRLQCGAKSKLLIANEFVNFACDKILNQDWSPDAVVGFTSRQEEWKDRPTVSMKTLYNYIDLDVLRVRNIDLPMKLRRNTKVKRIRRNCRILGMSIAERPIEIDNRQEFGHWEIDTVEGQKSDDNALLTLVERKTRNYYAILLDDQDHDSVDFAINQLRQDFGELFSQVFKTITSDNGSEFSNLTKSLQGVTDVYFARPYAPYERGSNERHNGLLRRYIPKGKAISDYSTESIQRIYQTLNQLPRKILNYRQPSVLFEEELARLA from the coding sequence ATAGTGGCACAACTTGAGAATACCATACAAAACCGTAAAAATAAACACCTGTCAGCTTTTGAGCGCGGTCAAATCGAAGCGCTTCACAAGGAAGGGCACACCAACCGTGAGATCGGTAGGCGCTTAGGACGCGTTCATCAAACCATCGCTAATGAATTAAAGCGTGGAACTACTACCCAGCTCAAAACTGGGCGCACATCCTATACTGCCTATTTCGCTGAAACCGGACAGGCGATATATGAACGAAATCGACTTCAGTGTGGCGCAAAAAGTAAGTTGCTTATAGCCAATGAATTTGTCAATTTCGCGTGTGACAAAATCTTAAATCAAGACTGGTCACCAGATGCAGTCGTCGGGTTTACAAGCCGTCAAGAAGAGTGGAAAGACCGACCTACTGTGTCCATGAAAACCCTTTATAACTACATTGATTTAGACGTATTACGCGTGCGAAACATAGACTTGCCGATGAAACTGAGACGGAACACCAAAGTGAAACGCATCCGAAGAAACTGTCGTATTCTGGGAATGAGTATCGCTGAACGTCCTATTGAAATTGATAACCGTCAAGAATTCGGTCATTGGGAAATTGATACAGTAGAAGGACAAAAGTCTGATGACAACGCGTTATTGACGCTTGTTGAACGTAAAACGAGAAACTATTATGCCATCCTCCTAGATGATCAAGATCATGATTCAGTGGACTTTGCGATCAATCAGCTACGACAGGATTTTGGCGAGCTGTTTTCTCAAGTGTTTAAAACGATTACGTCGGATAACGGCAGCGAGTTTTCTAATCTGACAAAGAGTCTTCAAGGTGTCACAGACGTCTATTTCGCTCGTCCATACGCACCGTATGAAAGAGGATCTAACGAGCGACACAATGGTCTTCTCAGACGATATATTCCTAAAGGAAAAGCAATTTCTGATTACTCCACAGAGTCTATTCAACGTATTTACCAGACACTAAATCAGTTGCCCAGGAAGATTTTGAACTATCGACAGCCATCCGTTCTGTTTGAAGAAGAGTTAGCTAGGTTAGCATAG
- a CDS encoding TRM11 family SAM-dependent methyltransferase produces MASQFIYTYIRHRDEKELCRMEMRAFFGYDVEDNVIISDIGVDPSRSPFIQTRLEILLDADSLEMLADKASKLETDQLFKTVCLNDMTLSTTAKIGHDTRREIERTIGLQIKGEPELDHPEVFIGIMQLDGRWYAGNVLYSSSDWHVHQQKPHMYSTALGTRLARAAVNIAVPHPEGKRVIDPCCGIGTVLVEALSMGIPIEGRDINPLVVYGSRKNIDYFNLEGNVTIGPIAEVDEEYDVAIIDMPYNLFTHITAGGQLEILKEARRFAKRCLIITIENMDEMLEIAGFEIADRCLAHKGTFSREVVLCK; encoded by the coding sequence ATGGCTTCGCAATTTATATATACGTATATTCGGCACCGCGATGAAAAGGAATTATGTCGAATGGAAATGCGAGCGTTTTTCGGTTATGACGTAGAAGACAACGTGATTATAAGTGATATTGGCGTTGATCCGTCACGAAGCCCGTTCATACAAACGCGACTCGAAATCTTACTGGATGCAGACAGTTTAGAAATGCTGGCAGACAAAGCTTCTAAGCTGGAGACCGATCAATTATTTAAGACCGTCTGCTTGAATGATATGACGCTATCAACGACAGCTAAAATTGGTCATGACACGCGTCGTGAAATTGAGCGTACAATTGGATTGCAGATCAAAGGCGAGCCTGAACTTGACCATCCTGAAGTATTCATCGGGATTATGCAATTAGACGGTCGTTGGTACGCAGGAAATGTGCTTTACAGTTCTTCTGACTGGCATGTTCACCAGCAGAAGCCCCACATGTATTCCACTGCGCTTGGTACACGTCTCGCTAGAGCTGCCGTCAATATTGCAGTACCGCACCCTGAAGGGAAACGCGTCATCGATCCTTGCTGTGGAATCGGCACTGTCCTTGTTGAAGCATTATCTATGGGAATCCCTATTGAAGGTCGCGATATTAATCCGCTTGTCGTCTATGGCTCAAGGAAAAACATCGACTACTTCAATTTAGAAGGCAATGTCACAATAGGTCCAATTGCTGAAGTTGACGAAGAATACGATGTGGCTATTATCGATATGCCGTATAATTTATTTACGCATATTACAGCAGGTGGCCAACTCGAAATTTTGAAAGAAGCTCGACGCTTTGCCAAACGCTGTTTAATTATTACGATTGAAAATATGGATGAAATGCTCGAAATTGCTGGATTTGAGATAGCGGATCGTTGCCTTGCACATAAAGGTACGTTTTCGCGTGAAGTTGTCCTATGTAAATAA
- a CDS encoding LLM class flavin-dependent oxidoreductase — protein sequence MKIQLSILDQSPITSGSDAHEAFQQTTFLVKKAEELGYSRFWVSEHHDAPTLAGSSPEILMAHLATVTSTIRIGSGGVMLPHYSPYKVAENFKVLEALFPGRIDAGIGRAPAGMPRATYALNNGEYLNRDQYPQQIDDLHMYLHDALPKDHPYEGLKATPLTNNAPPVWMLGTSKESASLAAQKGLPYMFAQFINSEGGRAAAKFYREHFKPSAFMSSPKQAVAVFLFCAETEEKADWIASSLDLLMIMQQQGMKVEGTPSPKQAAAYPYSQLERELVQLNRERMIVGTPESARRQLEQIAQDFGAEEIMLVSITYNFHDKLKSYELIMQEILKGEKTDEFN from the coding sequence TTGAAGATACAATTAAGTATATTAGATCAATCTCCCATTACATCCGGCAGTGATGCCCATGAAGCTTTTCAGCAAACTACTTTCTTGGTGAAGAAAGCCGAAGAACTAGGCTATAGCCGCTTTTGGGTGTCTGAACATCACGATGCTCCAACTCTAGCAGGTTCATCCCCTGAAATTCTGATGGCGCATTTGGCTACAGTCACTTCGACTATCCGAATCGGGTCAGGCGGTGTCATGCTACCTCACTATTCCCCTTATAAGGTGGCGGAAAACTTCAAAGTGTTAGAAGCTTTGTTTCCTGGGAGAATTGATGCGGGTATAGGGCGAGCACCAGCGGGAATGCCTCGAGCTACTTATGCTCTCAATAACGGTGAATATCTGAATCGCGATCAATATCCTCAACAAATTGATGACTTGCACATGTATCTTCATGACGCATTACCTAAGGATCATCCATATGAAGGATTGAAAGCAACCCCACTGACAAATAATGCACCACCTGTATGGATGTTAGGTACGAGCAAAGAGTCAGCGAGTTTAGCGGCTCAAAAAGGTTTACCTTATATGTTTGCACAATTTATCAATAGTGAAGGGGGAAGGGCAGCAGCGAAGTTTTATCGAGAGCATTTTAAACCTTCTGCGTTTATGTCTTCACCTAAACAAGCAGTAGCAGTATTTTTGTTTTGTGCAGAGACGGAAGAAAAGGCAGACTGGATTGCGTCTTCATTGGATCTGTTAATGATTATGCAACAGCAAGGAATGAAAGTAGAAGGTACACCTTCACCAAAACAAGCAGCAGCATATCCATATAGTCAACTGGAACGGGAGTTGGTTCAATTAAACCGTGAGCGTATGATTGTAGGGACACCAGAATCAGCTCGTAGGCAGTTGGAACAAATAGCGCAAGATTTTGGAGCAGAAGAAATCATGCTCGTTTCTATTACATATAACTTTCATGATAAACTAAAGTCGTATGAACTGATTATGCAAGAAATTCTGAAAGGGGAGAAGACTGATGAATTTAATTGA
- a CDS encoding cupin domain-containing protein, translating into MNLIDTKNQLSEKKKHVEKVANVDNATFMNIQLRTGEEVAEHDANKEVFIIVRKGKVRFIVEGEPVDVTPDNVLHMVPLERHSLHAVEDSDVLVILIKP; encoded by the coding sequence ATGAATTTAATTGACACAAAAAATCAGCTGTCTGAAAAGAAAAAGCATGTGGAGAAAGTAGCGAATGTCGACAATGCAACTTTTATGAATATTCAATTGCGTACAGGAGAGGAAGTAGCTGAGCATGATGCGAATAAAGAAGTATTCATCATCGTGCGTAAAGGAAAGGTACGGTTCATAGTGGAAGGCGAGCCGGTGGATGTCACACCAGATAATGTCTTGCATATGGTACCGTTAGAAAGACATAGTTTACACGCAGTAGAAGACTCTGATGTTTTAGTTATTCTCATAAAGCCGTAA
- a CDS encoding gamma carbonic anhydrase family protein, with product MIYPYEGKLPKIDPSVYIADYVTISGDVTIGPESSIWFNTVIRGDVSPTIIGKKVNVQDFCCLHQSPKFPLILEDDVTIGHKAMLHSCTIKTGALVGMGATVLDGAEVGEGAFIGAGSLVTPGKKIPPNTLALGSPARVVRELTDEDRADMTRIVNEYARKGQLYKALQEKN from the coding sequence TTGATTTATCCATACGAAGGTAAATTACCAAAAATTGACCCATCCGTTTATATTGCTGACTACGTAACGATTTCCGGTGATGTAACGATTGGACCGGAGTCATCTATATGGTTCAACACGGTAATCCGTGGGGATGTATCCCCTACTATTATTGGCAAAAAAGTAAATGTGCAAGATTTCTGCTGTTTACATCAAAGCCCAAAATTCCCACTAATTCTTGAAGATGACGTGACAATTGGTCATAAAGCGATGTTGCATAGTTGTACGATCAAAACTGGAGCACTTGTCGGTATGGGCGCCACCGTACTCGATGGAGCTGAAGTAGGTGAAGGTGCTTTCATCGGTGCTGGTAGTTTAGTGACGCCTGGCAAGAAAATTCCACCGAACACTTTAGCCCTTGGTTCACCGGCACGTGTTGTCCGTGAATTGACTGATGAAGATCGCGCAGACATGACAAGAATCGTAAATGAGTATGCACGTAAAGGTCAATTATATAAAGCGTTACAAGAAAAGAATTAA
- a CDS encoding type III polyketide synthase has product MPIIQSVSTVSPPVDLPQEEAMTFARSLFSDSFKDIDRLLQVFQNGEIDSRQVCMPLEWYAEPHDFETKNNLYIQHAISLGKQAVEQCLNNTTTLERPVNAAEIDAIFFVSSSGIATPSIDARLINQLPFRHNIKRIPIWGLGCAGGASGMSRAFDYCKAYPESNVLVLAIELCSLTFQRDDVSKSNLVGVSLFSDGVACALVSGEQTTVKSTRPMPHIRATSSRFMPDSEDVMGWDIKNDGLHVVFSKSIPNVIKSWLGPFVHQFVEDHNLSIEDVQHFVAHPGGKKVLDAYQKALDMDQEQTATSKKILQYHGNMSSPTVLYVLKDFIEQQPVKGEYGLMAALGPGFCGELLLLEWQ; this is encoded by the coding sequence ATGCCAATCATCCAATCTGTTAGTACAGTCAGCCCACCTGTTGATTTGCCACAGGAAGAGGCTATGACATTTGCTCGTTCTTTATTTTCGGATTCATTTAAAGATATAGACCGCTTATTACAAGTGTTTCAAAACGGTGAAATTGACTCACGACAAGTATGTATGCCATTAGAATGGTACGCGGAGCCACATGATTTCGAAACAAAAAACAACTTATATATTCAACATGCTATTTCACTTGGTAAGCAGGCGGTCGAACAATGCCTCAACAATACGACAACACTGGAGCGCCCAGTGAATGCAGCTGAAATTGACGCGATATTCTTTGTTTCAAGTAGTGGAATCGCCACACCAAGTATCGATGCACGTCTTATTAATCAATTACCATTTAGACATAATATTAAACGTATCCCTATTTGGGGCCTCGGTTGCGCAGGTGGAGCTTCGGGTATGAGCCGTGCTTTTGATTACTGTAAAGCCTATCCTGAATCAAATGTTCTCGTTCTCGCTATAGAGCTTTGCAGCTTAACATTTCAACGAGACGATGTATCAAAAAGTAACTTGGTCGGTGTATCGTTATTCTCTGATGGTGTAGCTTGCGCACTTGTTTCTGGAGAACAGACCACCGTCAAAAGCACGCGTCCGATGCCTCATATCCGTGCAACTTCTTCACGATTTATGCCTGACTCAGAGGACGTGATGGGCTGGGATATTAAAAACGACGGCTTGCATGTTGTATTTTCAAAGAGTATTCCAAACGTTATTAAGAGTTGGTTAGGACCATTTGTCCATCAATTCGTGGAAGATCATAATCTTTCAATCGAAGATGTACAGCATTTTGTTGCGCATCCTGGCGGTAAAAAAGTATTAGATGCCTATCAAAAAGCACTGGATATGGATCAAGAGCAAACTGCTACGTCGAAAAAGATACTGCAATATCATGGAAATATGTCGTCTCCTACTGTGCTCTATGTACTCAAGGATTTTATCGAGCAACAGCCTGTTAAAGGGGAATACGGTTTAATGGCAGCACTTGGACCAGGTTTCTGCGGAGAATTATTATTGTTGGAGTGGCAATAA
- a CDS encoding leucyl aminopeptidase family protein, producing the protein MKINVEILFATDAQITKNLLVKQFVDNQAGGFSTFVHDGKQLVVIKNKEWKTADAIRCIAGEISRSLAAQKVDSASIQADQLGHKWSSQDEAVTAFVEGWHLGAYNFDRYQSKKADPVTTLDVKGADKEAVKSGEVRAAAMAFSRDLMNELSNVLNPETYPEVLKDHFKGTKVKIDVLGKKEIEEREMNGVLTVCRGSKYEPSFVELTLQTDASKPLVALVGKGVTYDSGGISLKGGRDDSDMRMDMGGSAAVSGALSLLAHSDAKVNVVVLIPMVENTPGPDAVMPGEVIQYKNGISVQVGNTDAEGRLILADGLIRAGELNADYTVDIATLTGAVVAALGTEVGGVFGDEELSNKMKKIGDQNGDFVWPLPLIDEYEETLDSAYADCNNMSSLTVAGSITAGLFLRKFAPKNNWLHVDMAGVMDKQKSKGYYTKSATGYGARLLADYTVSLTK; encoded by the coding sequence ATGAAAATTAATGTAGAAATTTTATTCGCAACTGATGCACAAATAACGAAGAACCTGTTGGTGAAACAATTTGTCGACAATCAAGCTGGAGGATTTTCCACGTTTGTACATGATGGAAAACAGCTAGTCGTTATAAAAAATAAAGAATGGAAAACAGCAGATGCAATTCGCTGTATTGCAGGTGAAATTTCTCGCAGTCTTGCGGCACAAAAAGTAGATTCTGCCTCGATTCAAGCAGATCAGCTAGGACATAAGTGGTCGTCTCAAGATGAAGCAGTCACAGCTTTCGTCGAAGGATGGCATCTTGGTGCCTACAACTTTGACCGCTATCAATCTAAAAAAGCGGACCCTGTCACTACGTTAGATGTTAAAGGTGCAGACAAAGAAGCAGTCAAATCAGGAGAAGTGCGTGCAGCAGCTATGGCATTTTCTCGTGACTTAATGAATGAACTTTCCAATGTGCTCAATCCAGAGACATACCCAGAAGTATTAAAAGATCATTTCAAAGGGACAAAAGTGAAAATCGATGTTCTTGGTAAAAAAGAAATTGAAGAACGCGAAATGAATGGTGTATTAACGGTATGCCGCGGTAGTAAATACGAGCCTTCATTCGTAGAACTGACTTTGCAGACGGATGCATCAAAGCCACTTGTTGCTCTTGTCGGAAAAGGCGTAACGTATGATTCGGGTGGTATTAGCTTGAAAGGCGGACGTGACGACAGTGATATGCGTATGGATATGGGCGGATCAGCTGCTGTGAGCGGTGCCTTATCACTTCTAGCTCATTCAGATGCAAAAGTGAATGTTGTCGTGCTGATTCCAATGGTTGAGAATACACCTGGACCTGATGCTGTTATGCCGGGAGAAGTGATTCAATACAAGAATGGTATTAGCGTACAGGTCGGTAATACCGATGCAGAAGGCCGTTTGATTTTAGCTGACGGATTGATTCGCGCAGGTGAATTAAACGCAGACTACACTGTGGATATCGCTACATTGACTGGCGCAGTTGTGGCAGCGCTTGGTACGGAAGTAGGCGGAGTGTTTGGTGACGAAGAGTTGTCTAATAAAATGAAAAAAATTGGCGATCAAAACGGTGACTTCGTTTGGCCACTTCCTTTAATTGATGAGTATGAAGAAACACTTGATAGCGCCTATGCAGATTGCAACAATATGAGTTCTCTAACTGTGGCAGGTTCGATCACAGCTGGTCTCTTCTTGCGTAAGTTCGCACCGAAGAACAACTGGTTGCATGTCGACATGGCCGGCGTTATGGATAAGCAGAAGTCAAAGGGGTATTATACGAAGTCAGCAACGGGCTACGGAGCACGTTTGCTTGCGGATTATACGGTGTCATTGACTAAATAA
- a CDS encoding fluoride efflux transporter FluC, whose product MVVIWHLIAVSCGGFIGALLRFEISSKLNRDRLPYGTLLVNFVGSFFIGWIIGSNLSYGWTLFWATGVAGALTTYSTLMKEIWTYWTEGQKIRAVGYTLVTFTVGIGLAFLGFSL is encoded by the coding sequence ATCGTCGTAATCTGGCATCTTATCGCAGTAAGTTGTGGCGGATTTATAGGAGCGCTTTTACGTTTCGAGATATCCTCCAAGCTCAATCGTGACCGTTTACCGTATGGAACACTACTTGTTAATTTTGTTGGCAGTTTCTTCATCGGTTGGATCATCGGTTCAAACCTTTCATACGGTTGGACGTTATTTTGGGCTACTGGTGTAGCAGGTGCTTTAACGACCTATTCTACCTTAATGAAAGAAATCTGGACGTACTGGACTGAAGGTCAGAAGATTCGAGCGGTCGGTTATACACTAGTAACGTTCACAGTAGGAATAGGCTTGGCCTTTTTAGGTTTTAGCTTATAG
- a CDS encoding YaiI/YqxD family protein, with product MTTILVDADGCPVINETIAIAKEYDLPCVLICDTAHEMHREGAETITVSKGADAVDFVLVNRIKKGDIVVTQDYGLAAMALAKQGLPLDQNGRWYTNDNIDQLLAARHKAQKIRRAGGRLRGPKKRTAEQNEGFITSLRELCKTIQP from the coding sequence GTGACAACGATTTTAGTAGATGCGGATGGCTGTCCAGTAATCAACGAAACGATTGCGATTGCTAAAGAGTACGACCTACCTTGTGTGTTAATATGTGACACTGCACATGAAATGCACCGGGAAGGCGCAGAAACAATTACTGTTTCCAAAGGTGCCGACGCAGTCGATTTTGTATTGGTGAACCGTATAAAAAAAGGGGATATCGTCGTCACTCAAGACTACGGATTGGCCGCTATGGCATTGGCCAAACAAGGATTACCACTTGACCAGAACGGTAGATGGTATACAAATGACAATATTGATCAATTACTCGCGGCACGTCATAAAGCTCAGAAAATCCGCCGGGCAGGAGGTCGTTTACGAGGTCCCAAAAAACGAACTGCTGAGCAGAATGAAGGATTCATTACTAGTTTGCGTGAATTATGTAAAACCATTCAACCTTAA
- a CDS encoding isoprenylcysteine carboxyl methyltransferase family protein, producing MSRLFLFVFIIVVIQRLVELVVANRNEKWIRNQGAIEIGASHYKWMVLMHTAFFISLLVEVLVFDRLLSPFWSILLVVFLLMQVLRVWCLASLGKFWNTKILILPGANVQKKGPYRWIRHPNYVIVTTELIVLPLLFSAYFTAGLFLLLNVWMLSVRIPTEERALRELTNYNEVF from the coding sequence ATGAGCAGGCTTTTCCTGTTTGTTTTTATTATCGTCGTCATTCAACGGTTAGTCGAACTGGTCGTCGCTAATCGCAACGAGAAGTGGATCCGCAATCAAGGTGCAATAGAAATCGGTGCGTCTCACTATAAATGGATGGTTTTAATGCATACTGCATTTTTCATTTCCTTGCTAGTTGAAGTTCTAGTATTCGACCGTCTACTATCGCCATTCTGGAGCATCTTACTCGTAGTCTTCCTATTGATGCAAGTTCTGCGTGTGTGGTGTTTGGCATCTTTAGGAAAGTTCTGGAACACTAAAATTCTTATTTTACCTGGAGCGAATGTACAGAAAAAAGGACCTTATCGCTGGATCCGCCACCCGAACTATGTCATTGTAACAACCGAACTAATTGTATTGCCTTTACTATTCAGTGCGTACTTCACGGCGGGACTGTTTCTATTGCTGAATGTCTGGATGCTGTCCGTCCGGATTCCTACTGAAGAACGCGCACTACGAGAACTGACAAATTATAATGAAGTGTTTTAA
- a CDS encoding alpha/beta hydrolase yields the protein MISLWKWEAEGKAKGVIVLVHNAYEHHRRYAWLIQKFQSDGFHVVAGDLPGHGKESVEVHAEAFKDYRRFIKKMIRSGLDDNLPVFLFGHGLGATFLLRLLQMERIECAGVICTSPWLHLEHHPPIRAKMFTKWSQSMTLDHEITPELLSRNPEFLEQYAEDPMYVPIVTGGWYRELQTLMKSVLQPDLIIQDVPMLLHTGEADQITNTDYTRKWAFAQNLSELQWKRWKDVQHDVIQAPEQEGVYLYTQSFINNVLHSLGYIIE from the coding sequence GTGATATCTTTGTGGAAATGGGAAGCAGAAGGTAAGGCGAAAGGTGTTATTGTACTTGTACATAACGCTTATGAACATCATAGAAGATATGCGTGGCTCATACAGAAATTTCAAAGCGATGGTTTCCATGTTGTAGCAGGAGACTTACCGGGTCATGGTAAAGAAAGCGTAGAAGTACATGCTGAAGCATTTAAGGATTATCGCAGATTTATCAAGAAAATGATTCGTAGTGGTTTAGATGATAATCTACCTGTGTTTTTATTTGGACATGGATTAGGCGCAACATTTTTACTTCGTTTATTGCAAATGGAACGAATTGAATGCGCTGGAGTGATCTGTACATCACCTTGGCTACATCTAGAACATCATCCGCCCATTCGTGCGAAAATGTTTACGAAATGGTCTCAATCGATGACGTTGGATCATGAAATTACACCCGAACTTTTATCGCGTAATCCCGAATTCTTGGAGCAATATGCGGAAGATCCGATGTATGTACCGATCGTTACGGGTGGTTGGTATCGCGAGTTGCAAACACTGATGAAATCCGTCTTGCAACCAGATTTAATCATTCAAGATGTACCTATGTTACTTCATACAGGAGAAGCAGATCAAATCACCAATACCGATTACACACGTAAATGGGCATTCGCACAAAATTTATCCGAACTTCAATGGAAGCGATGGAAAGACGTTCAACACGACGTCATCCAGGCACCTGAACAAGAAGGGGTCTATTTATATACACAATCATTCATCAATAATGTGCTGCATTCTCTTGGATATATTATCGAATGA
- a CDS encoding thermonuclease family protein yields MNNKTTQKTAQNKRKKMITSFLIAVGIAIVAIYFPELFDDEEKEPSRQGLIPVELVKTIDGDTIKIMYEGKEQNVRYLLIDTPETNHPRLGKQPYGQQSKVRNQELLQKGQLEIEFDVGGKYDKYDRLLAYIYVDGKSVQEQLLKEGLARVAYVYPPNTRHFDAFEKAEQQAKKSGIGIWTLEDYATDRGFDSEKYPADSVKIPVYGETQDFKNCTELRQVYPKGVKKGHPAYKEQMDGNKDGRACE; encoded by the coding sequence ATGAATAACAAAACAACGCAAAAAACGGCACAAAATAAACGTAAGAAAATGATTACTTCATTCTTAATCGCAGTAGGAATTGCGATTGTAGCTATATATTTCCCAGAGCTATTTGACGATGAAGAAAAAGAACCGAGTCGTCAAGGTTTAATTCCTGTCGAACTAGTTAAAACAATTGATGGCGATACGATCAAAATCATGTACGAGGGTAAAGAACAAAATGTGCGGTATTTATTAATTGATACACCTGAAACAAATCATCCACGTCTTGGCAAGCAGCCGTATGGACAACAATCAAAGGTTCGGAATCAGGAACTATTGCAAAAAGGTCAGCTCGAAATCGAGTTTGATGTAGGTGGGAAATATGATAAATACGACAGATTATTGGCGTATATTTACGTAGACGGCAAGAGTGTACAAGAACAGTTATTGAAAGAAGGATTGGCAAGAGTCGCTTATGTGTATCCACCGAATACACGGCATTTTGATGCGTTTGAAAAAGCCGAGCAACAAGCGAAAAAGTCAGGTATCGGAATTTGGACGTTGGAAGACTACGCCACAGACCGAGGTTTTGACAGTGAAAAATATCCTGCAGATTCTGTGAAGATCCCTGTATACGGTGAAACGCAGGACTTCAAGAACTGTACAGAGCTCCGTCAAGTATATCCGAAGGGCGTTAAAAAAGGTCACCCGGCATATAAAGAACAGATGGATGGCAATAAAGATGGACGAGCTTGTGAATAA
- a CDS encoding fluoride efflux transporter FluC, with protein MNAGRERLYIGVAGAIGASTRLLIGQLLIISGSFPVATFTINMIGTFILCYIVERARLVGSLSPLAVTVITTGFFGAFTTFSAVSVETVELLRDGFHVLAGVYVSSSVVGGLAMAALGFLLARRRSS; from the coding sequence ATGAATGCCGGTCGTGAAAGACTGTACATAGGCGTGGCTGGAGCTATTGGAGCAAGCACAAGACTGCTGATTGGTCAGCTATTGATCATCAGCGGTTCTTTTCCTGTGGCGACCTTCACGATCAACATGATAGGGACGTTTATCCTTTGCTATATTGTGGAACGTGCACGTCTTGTAGGAAGTCTTAGCCCTCTAGCAGTGACAGTTATAACTACAGGATTTTTCGGCGCATTCACGACGTTTTCCGCAGTCAGTGTAGAAACCGTTGAATTGCTACGTGATGGATTTCATGTACTTGCAGGTGTCTACGTAAGTAGTAGTGTTGTAGGTGGATTAGCTATGGCGGCGCTTGGATTTTTATTGGCTAGGAGGCGATCGTCGTAA